From the Halalkalicoccus sp. CGA53 genome, one window contains:
- a CDS encoding 30S ribosomal protein S19e, giving the protein MTTLYDVPAEALAERLEDRLEEPEWAAYAKTGANRELPPEQDDFWSIRAASLLRRVAVDGPVGVERLSTHYGGAKRGSTRYRVAPARHADGSSNVIRTILQGLQEEGLVEEHGSEGREVTGEGRALLDEVADEVISELAEEHPELERYA; this is encoded by the coding sequence ATGACGACGCTCTACGACGTCCCGGCGGAGGCGCTCGCCGAGCGACTGGAGGATCGACTCGAGGAACCGGAGTGGGCCGCCTACGCGAAGACGGGCGCGAACCGCGAACTCCCCCCCGAACAGGACGACTTCTGGTCGATTCGCGCGGCGAGCCTGCTGCGTCGGGTCGCGGTCGACGGCCCCGTCGGCGTCGAGCGGCTCTCGACGCACTACGGCGGCGCGAAACGCGGCTCGACCCGCTACCGCGTCGCGCCCGCCCGCCACGCCGACGGCTCCTCGAACGTGATTCGAACGATCCTCCAGGGGCTCCAGGAGGAGGGGCTCGTCGAGGAGCACGGCTCTGAGGGCCGCGAGGTGACCGGCGAGGGTCGTGCGCTCCTCGACGAGGTCGCCGACGAGGTCATCTCCGAGCTCGCCGAGGAGCACCCGGAACTCGAACGATACGCCTAG
- a CDS encoding DNA-binding protein, translated as MSGSPEDDLDELRQKRLEQLKEQEQGAAQQEEAQEQAQQQADAQKQAILRQFLTDGARKRLNSVRMSKPDFAEQVEQQLVALAQSGRVNGKIDEEKMKALLKELQPDRKRFDIKRR; from the coding sequence ATGAGCGGCAGCCCCGAGGACGACCTCGACGAACTCCGTCAGAAGCGCCTCGAACAGCTCAAAGAACAGGAGCAGGGCGCAGCACAGCAAGAGGAGGCACAGGAACAGGCCCAGCAGCAGGCCGACGCACAGAAACAGGCGATCCTCCGCCAGTTCCTCACCGACGGCGCGAGGAAACGGCTCAACTCGGTACGCATGAGCAAGCCCGACTTCGCCGAGCAGGTCGAACAGCAGCTTGTCGCGCTCGCCCAGAGCGGCCGCGTCAACGGGAAGATCGACGAGGAGAAGATGAAGGCGCTGTTGAAGGAGCTGCAGCCAGATCGCAAGCGCTTCGACATCAAACGCCGGTAG
- a CDS encoding DUF7411 family protein: MDCGLLYSGGKDSTLAALVLERFYDVTLVTARFGLTEDWRHAEESADRLGLPFETLDLDPAIAETAVDRMVEDGYPRHGIQAVHRAALSALAEEGFDAVADGTRRDDRVPSISRAQAQSLEDRHEVDYLAPLSGFGRRAVDRLVESTLTVEVGPSEEIDRADYEAELRALLAQREGEEAIAEVFPAHDQTTVTGRRDR, translated from the coding sequence ATGGACTGCGGACTGCTGTACAGCGGAGGAAAGGACTCGACGCTCGCCGCGCTCGTACTTGAGCGCTTTTACGACGTCACGCTCGTCACCGCACGGTTCGGCCTCACGGAGGACTGGCGACACGCCGAGGAGAGCGCGGACCGTCTCGGCCTCCCGTTCGAGACGCTCGATCTCGATCCGGCGATCGCCGAGACCGCCGTGGATCGGATGGTCGAGGACGGCTACCCGCGCCACGGTATCCAGGCCGTCCACCGCGCGGCGCTCTCCGCGCTCGCGGAGGAGGGCTTCGACGCGGTCGCCGACGGTACCCGCCGTGACGACCGCGTGCCGTCGATCTCCCGGGCACAGGCCCAGAGCCTTGAGGACCGTCACGAGGTGGACTACCTCGCGCCGCTCTCGGGCTTCGGTCGGCGTGCGGTCGACCGCCTCGTCGAGTCGACGCTGACGGTGGAGGTCGGCCCCTCCGAGGAGATCGACCGGGCGGACTACGAGGCAGAACTCCGGGCGCTGCTCGCCCAGCGCGAGGGCGAGGAGGCGATCGCCGAGGTGTTCCCCGCTCACGACCAGACCACCGTCACCGGTCGCCGGGACCGGTAA
- the hisS gene encoding histidine--tRNA ligase — protein MYDRIKGFRDFYPEEMGANRRVIDTIESVASGYGFREVATPALERTQMYVDKSGEEIVDELYSFTDKGGREVALTPELTPTVARMVVAKGQERSKPIKWYSTRPFWRYEEPQQGRFREFYQTNVDCFGSSEPEADAEILAFAADALSELGLSPADFDFRVSHRDILGGLLAAFDADVATAEAIRAIDKSADLERAEYYDLLVEAGLEYDQAETFDDLLATDDISELTDFAGTDRVDEAVGNLQAVLDAAEDFGVREACTLSLETARGLDYYTGVVFECFDAEGEVGRSVFGGGRYDDLIESFGGQPTPAVGVAPGVMNSTLPLLLKRAGVWPEETLSTDYYVLQVGDTREVAARIARDLRERGHVVEADVSGRSFGGQLEYADSIDAETVVIVGERDLAEGEITVKEMAGGEQVSVPVDSFPGESDRPTHDDFV, from the coding sequence ATGTACGACCGGATCAAGGGGTTCCGTGACTTCTACCCCGAGGAGATGGGCGCCAACCGGCGGGTGATCGACACGATCGAGTCGGTCGCGAGCGGCTACGGTTTCCGCGAAGTCGCCACGCCCGCACTCGAACGCACCCAGATGTACGTCGACAAGTCGGGCGAGGAGATCGTCGACGAACTCTACAGTTTCACCGACAAGGGCGGCCGCGAGGTCGCGCTCACGCCCGAACTCACACCGACGGTCGCGCGGATGGTCGTCGCGAAGGGCCAGGAGCGCTCGAAGCCGATCAAGTGGTACTCGACGCGGCCGTTCTGGCGCTACGAGGAGCCCCAGCAGGGCCGCTTCCGCGAGTTCTACCAGACGAACGTCGACTGTTTCGGTTCCTCTGAACCCGAGGCGGACGCCGAGATCCTCGCGTTCGCTGCCGACGCGCTCTCCGAACTCGGACTCTCCCCCGCTGACTTCGACTTCCGGGTTTCACACCGCGACATCCTCGGGGGGCTGCTCGCCGCGTTCGACGCGGACGTGGCGACCGCGGAGGCGATCCGAGCGATCGACAAGAGTGCCGATCTGGAGCGTGCGGAGTACTACGACCTGCTCGTGGAGGCAGGATTAGAGTACGACCAGGCCGAGACGTTCGACGACCTGCTCGCGACCGACGACATCTCGGAACTCACCGACTTCGCGGGCACCGACCGGGTCGACGAGGCGGTGGGCAACCTCCAGGCGGTGCTCGACGCGGCCGAGGATTTCGGCGTCCGCGAGGCGTGTACCCTCTCGCTCGAGACCGCCCGTGGGCTCGACTACTACACCGGCGTCGTCTTCGAGTGCTTCGACGCCGAGGGCGAGGTGGGCCGCTCGGTCTTCGGCGGCGGGCGCTACGACGACCTGATCGAGAGCTTCGGCGGCCAGCCGACGCCCGCGGTGGGCGTCGCTCCCGGCGTGATGAACTCGACGCTCCCGCTGCTGCTCAAGCGTGCGGGCGTCTGGCCCGAGGAGACGCTCTCGACGGACTACTACGTTCTGCAGGTTGGCGACACCCGCGAGGTGGCGGCACGGATCGCCCGCGACCTGCGAGAGCGGGGCCACGTCGTCGAGGCGGACGTCTCGGGGCGCAGTTTCGGTGGCCAACTCGAGTACGCCGACTCGATCGACGCGGAGACGGTCGTGATCGTCGGCGAGCGCGACCTCGCCGAGGGCGAGATCACGGTGAAGGAGATGGCCGGCGGCGAGCAGGTCTCCGTTCCGGTCGACTCGTTCCCCGGCGAGTCCGACCGGCCGACCCACGACGACTTCGTCTGA
- a CDS encoding sulfatase family protein, translating into MPTDRPNVVLVHCHDLGRHLGCYDRAVETPRIDALADEGACFENHFTTAPQCSPSRASLFTGRHPHANGLMGLAHGGWEMHEDERVLPEYLSEVGYETHLFGLQHLTEYPNRLGYDEIHTEGVLTPDVSPAVHEVDRAHEVSERFAEGLSEGGLSEPFFASVGFFECHRIEDDDETFVFDDDRYEPADPESVEALPYLPGTAAVRRDIAEMHGMIHHIDDGVGMVLDTIADAGIEEETLVLFTTEHGLAMPRAKGTPYDPGIEGVLLLRYPPLTEPGARYTDLVSNVDVLPTLLDLLDEPIPDRVEGRSLLPLLRGESYDERTELFAEMTWHDTYNPFRAIRTPRYKYVRNFWHLPEVYMSNDAKHSPAGHEVIEAFDRPTQPYEQLYDLETDPDERTNVAGEEGYEEVRVRLRTRLREWMETTDDPLLEGPVPPGDFDEIMAWLSEDG; encoded by the coding sequence ATGCCGACCGATCGTCCGAACGTCGTCCTCGTTCACTGTCACGACCTCGGCCGCCACCTGGGCTGTTACGACAGGGCAGTCGAGACGCCGCGGATCGACGCGCTCGCCGACGAGGGCGCGTGCTTCGAGAACCACTTCACGACCGCGCCGCAGTGTTCGCCGAGCCGCGCGAGCCTCTTTACCGGCAGGCACCCGCACGCGAACGGGCTGATGGGCCTCGCCCACGGCGGGTGGGAGATGCACGAGGACGAACGGGTGCTCCCCGAGTACCTCTCCGAGGTCGGCTACGAGACCCACCTCTTCGGCCTCCAGCACCTCACCGAGTACCCGAACCGGCTGGGCTACGACGAGATTCACACCGAGGGCGTGCTCACGCCCGACGTCTCCCCCGCGGTCCACGAGGTCGACCGGGCACACGAGGTGAGCGAACGCTTCGCCGAAGGGCTGTCCGAAGGTGGACTCTCCGAACCGTTCTTCGCCTCGGTGGGTTTCTTCGAGTGCCACCGGATCGAGGACGACGACGAGACCTTCGTCTTCGACGACGACCGCTACGAACCGGCCGACCCCGAGTCGGTCGAGGCGCTCCCCTACCTGCCCGGCACGGCCGCCGTCCGCCGCGATATCGCCGAGATGCACGGGATGATCCACCACATCGACGACGGCGTGGGGATGGTGCTCGACACGATCGCCGATGCCGGGATAGAGGAGGAGACGCTCGTGCTCTTCACCACCGAACACGGTCTCGCGATGCCGCGGGCGAAGGGAACGCCATACGACCCCGGCATCGAGGGCGTCCTGCTCCTCCGGTACCCGCCGCTCACCGAACCGGGGGCTCGATACACCGACCTGGTGAGCAACGTCGACGTCCTGCCGACGCTGCTCGACCTGCTGGACGAACCGATCCCCGACCGGGTGGAGGGTCGGAGCCTCCTCCCGCTTCTGCGGGGTGAGAGCTACGACGAGCGCACGGAGCTGTTCGCGGAGATGACCTGGCACGACACGTACAACCCGTTCCGGGCGATTCGGACACCCCGCTACAAGTACGTCAGGAACTTCTGGCACCTCCCCGAGGTCTACATGAGCAACGACGCGAAGCACAGCCCCGCCGGCCACGAGGTGATCGAGGCGTTCGACCGGCCGACCCAGCCGTACGAACAGCTCTACGACCTCGAAACCGATCCGGACGAACGGACGAACGTCGCGGGGGAGGAGGGGTACGAGGAGGTCCGTGTGCGGCTTCGGACACGACTTCGCGAGTGGATGGAGACCACCGACGATCCACTGTTGGAGGGACCGGTCCCACCGGGGGACTTCGACGAGATCATGGCCTGGCTCTCCGAAGACGGGTGA
- a CDS encoding DUF1698 domain-containing protein — protein sequence MSTTSSPGSVWQYDAPSWLVIAFGLCLGSIGIGYQIVHPEPPAVWLFEVALVVVPAAVVVYGGYWIATRPLDRENRWLIAGLTVGGAVVADAVIGGYILTEQFGGETVGEPGRLALLGALGGSVVALFATVPVQRRSLGIGGGLPSSDPARATGTVPSPTMPEDEGSDTGSRLPFGRLVARAIEIQRQEGVRSLLGSTRGAARVRLARTGLVHRRPYHERKRTDSDDRWEMIAPHVSATDSTALDIGCASGFFTAKLAGKGLLSIGIDGNRERLRTAKRLWGDEEGVGFVRYTLGSEDVATLPTFDVVLLLTVYHHWCSQFGREGAERALRELATRTETLFFEPPGEGSGGFHRVTDRPLADDESIVEYYTELLRTVFDDEVGVEYLGEAAYPSNRDRTDPVFLLDCRGYTGSRSEG from the coding sequence ATGTCGACGACCAGCTCTCCGGGGTCGGTGTGGCAGTACGACGCGCCGTCGTGGCTCGTGATTGCCTTCGGGCTCTGTCTCGGCTCGATCGGGATCGGCTACCAGATCGTCCACCCGGAACCACCTGCCGTCTGGCTGTTCGAGGTCGCACTCGTCGTCGTGCCGGCCGCGGTCGTCGTCTACGGGGGGTACTGGATCGCGACGCGGCCGCTCGATCGGGAGAACCGCTGGCTGATCGCTGGTTTGACCGTCGGCGGCGCCGTCGTCGCGGACGCGGTCATCGGGGGTTACATCCTCACCGAACAGTTCGGCGGCGAGACCGTGGGCGAGCCCGGTCGGCTGGCGCTGCTCGGGGCGCTGGGAGGGTCGGTCGTCGCGCTGTTCGCGACGGTTCCGGTCCAGCGTCGCAGCCTCGGGATCGGTGGCGGCCTGCCGTCGAGCGATCCGGCGAGAGCCACCGGGACCGTTCCGTCTCCGACGATGCCCGAGGACGAGGGCTCCGATACCGGATCCCGGCTCCCGTTCGGCCGGCTGGTCGCGCGTGCGATCGAGATCCAGCGCCAGGAGGGAGTACGGTCGTTGCTGGGGTCCACCCGCGGGGCGGCCAGGGTGCGGCTGGCGCGAACGGGGCTGGTCCACCGACGACCGTACCACGAACGGAAGCGAACCGACAGCGACGACCGGTGGGAGATGATCGCACCCCACGTCTCGGCGACCGACTCGACGGCACTGGACATCGGGTGCGCGAGCGGCTTCTTCACGGCGAAACTGGCGGGGAAAGGGCTGCTGTCGATCGGTATCGACGGCAACCGAGAGCGGCTGCGGACCGCGAAACGGCTCTGGGGCGACGAGGAGGGGGTGGGCTTCGTCCGCTACACCCTCGGCTCCGAGGACGTCGCGACGCTCCCGACGTTCGACGTCGTTCTCCTGCTGACGGTCTACCACCACTGGTGTAGCCAGTTCGGGCGCGAGGGCGCCGAACGGGCGCTGCGGGAGCTCGCGACCCGAACCGAGACGCTGTTCTTCGAGCCGCCCGGAGAGGGAAGCGGCGGGTTCCACCGCGTGACTGACAGACCCCTCGCCGACGACGAGTCGATCGTCGAGTACTACACCGAACTGCTGAGGACGGTGTTCGACGACGAGGTCGGGGTCGAGTACCTCGGTGAAGCGGCCTACCCCTCGAACCGCGACCGGACGGATCCCGTCTTCCTGCTCGACTGTCGGGGCTACACGGGCTCGCGATCGGAGGGGTGA
- the truA gene encoding tRNA pseudouridine(38-40) synthase TruA: protein MRAFRIAYDGSPYFGFQRQPEVPTVEDALLSALSALGVADGLPAGYAASGRTDRGVSALAQTVSFECPEWLTPAAFNSELPADVRAWASTPVGDDFHARYDAESRAYVYHLHAPEFDDGAVSEALSKLAREHDFHNLTPETERTERALYDASAARNGPFLTLRFRGDSFCRHQIRRTATLLAEIGSGERDAGSVDRVLSPESLSGGEGIGAAPAEALVLTDVSYPDTSFEVDPEAAESARAVFETKRVERETAARVAGTVSEGIGE from the coding sequence ATGCGCGCGTTCCGGATCGCCTACGACGGCTCCCCGTACTTCGGCTTCCAGCGCCAGCCGGAGGTCCCGACCGTGGAGGACGCCCTCCTCTCCGCGCTCTCTGCACTCGGCGTCGCGGACGGCCTTCCGGCGGGCTATGCCGCGTCGGGGCGAACGGACAGGGGCGTCTCCGCGCTCGCGCAGACGGTTTCGTTCGAGTGCCCGGAGTGGCTCACGCCCGCCGCGTTCAACTCCGAACTCCCGGCTGACGTGCGGGCGTGGGCGTCGACGCCGGTTGGAGACGACTTCCACGCGAGATACGACGCCGAGAGCCGCGCGTACGTCTACCACCTCCACGCACCCGAGTTCGACGACGGAGCGGTGTCCGAGGCGCTTTCGAAACTCGCCAGGGAACACGACTTCCACAACCTGACGCCGGAGACAGAGCGAACGGAGAGAGCGCTTTACGACGCCTCGGCAGCGCGAAACGGACCGTTCCTCACCCTACGGTTTCGAGGCGATAGCTTCTGCCGCCACCAGATCCGCCGGACGGCCACGCTGCTCGCGGAGATCGGCAGCGGCGAGCGCGACGCGGGGTCCGTCGACCGAGTTCTCTCTCCGGAGTCGCTCTCGGGGGGCGAGGGGATCGGGGCCGCACCCGCCGAAGCGCTCGTCCTCACGGACGTCTCCTATCCCGACACCTCGTTCGAGGTCGACCCGGAGGCGGCCGAGAGCGCCCGCGCGGTCTTCGAGACGAAACGGGTGGAGCGTGAGACGGCCGCGCGCGTCGCGGGGACGGTGAGCGAGGGGATCGGCGAGTAG
- a CDS encoding MFS transporter yields the protein MKENDRTITLFTMIGHATFHVYEMVIPLFVVIWLDAFDVSPALLGTVVAVGYGLIGVGALPSGALADRYGSKRLVVLSMAGMAGGFVLISLAPSIWLLGAALVVWGAAASLYHPAGLSLITRGTKRQGTALAYHGVAGNVGTAVGPLLAVLMLTVLDWRLVAAVLILPALVGVVVAYRLDFDERGDTYLEGERAIASQLDGWAKFLRQSRTLFVGGFVVVFAIAMLAGTYYRGVFTFLPEVLADLPVFGPLEVADETIESSQYVYAGLLLIGGAGQYVGGKLSDRRSPEWAIVGAFTALILVSLLFPFFVGAGLLATLVICGALGFFVFMEAPIHQALIGKYAAADIHGLSFGYTYLGVFGIGAAGASIAGIALTYGGVDLLFVALAAFPTAGLVLAGYLITRRG from the coding sequence ATGAAGGAGAACGACCGGACGATCACGCTCTTCACGATGATCGGTCACGCGACGTTCCACGTCTACGAGATGGTGATCCCCCTGTTCGTCGTGATCTGGCTGGACGCCTTCGATGTCTCGCCGGCCCTCTTGGGGACCGTCGTCGCCGTCGGCTACGGGCTGATCGGTGTCGGGGCCCTCCCGAGCGGGGCGTTGGCCGACCGGTACGGATCGAAGCGGCTCGTCGTCCTCTCGATGGCGGGGATGGCCGGCGGGTTCGTCCTCATCAGCCTCGCCCCCTCGATCTGGCTGCTCGGCGCGGCGCTCGTCGTCTGGGGCGCGGCGGCGAGCCTCTACCACCCGGCGGGGCTCTCGCTGATCACCCGGGGGACGAAGCGACAGGGAACCGCCCTCGCCTACCACGGAGTCGCCGGGAACGTCGGCACCGCGGTCGGCCCGCTGCTCGCCGTCCTCATGCTCACCGTCCTTGACTGGCGGCTCGTCGCGGCGGTCCTCATCCTCCCGGCGCTCGTCGGCGTGGTCGTCGCCTACCGGCTGGACTTCGACGAACGGGGTGACACCTATCTCGAGGGCGAGAGAGCGATCGCGAGCCAGCTCGACGGGTGGGCGAAGTTCCTACGACAGTCGAGGACGCTGTTCGTCGGCGGGTTCGTCGTCGTCTTCGCGATCGCCATGCTCGCCGGGACGTACTACCGGGGGGTGTTCACCTTCCTCCCGGAGGTCCTCGCCGACCTCCCGGTCTTCGGCCCGCTCGAGGTCGCGGACGAGACGATCGAATCGAGCCAGTACGTCTACGCCGGACTGCTCCTGATCGGCGGGGCCGGACAGTACGTGGGCGGGAAGCTGAGCGACCGCCGGTCGCCGGAGTGGGCGATCGTCGGTGCGTTCACGGCACTGATACTCGTCTCGCTGCTCTTCCCGTTCTTCGTCGGCGCCGGCCTGCTCGCGACGCTGGTGATCTGTGGCGCACTCGGGTTCTTCGTCTTCATGGAGGCGCCGATCCACCAGGCGCTGATCGGCAAGTACGCGGCGGCCGACATCCACGGACTCTCGTTCGGCTACACGTATCTCGGTGTCTTCGGAATCGGTGCCGCCGGAGCCTCGATCGCCGGGATCGCGCTCACCTACGGCGGGGTCGACCTGCTGTTCGTCGCCCTCGCCGCGTTTCCGACCGCCGGACTGGTCCTGGCCGGCTACCTGATCACGAGACGTGGGTAG
- a CDS encoding helix-turn-helix domain-containing protein encodes MDSNDVELLHLTVELWHPSCWTLETTREAEAGLYAHTTVPAAESSVGLYTVYGRSRDALSALTDGVRESSLTESVTVLPPSTGPLVSTGSATRRVLVEFDSAPSIRRAFTSRGFVHYGPTRHEGGRERRSLLVRSDRPSVRRALDEVESEYDADICVHSLTTVASECGPPARSGEAAEPALGGHLSSRQREAFLLARSRGYYEYPRATTARALASDLGISKTTFLEHLRKAEAKLLNGIDPF; translated from the coding sequence ATGGACTCGAACGACGTCGAACTCCTCCACCTCACGGTCGAACTCTGGCACCCCTCTTGCTGGACGCTCGAGACGACCCGAGAGGCCGAGGCCGGACTCTACGCACACACCACGGTGCCGGCGGCCGAGAGCAGCGTCGGGCTGTACACGGTCTACGGACGGTCCCGGGACGCGCTCTCCGCGCTCACCGACGGCGTCCGGGAGTCGTCGCTGACGGAGTCGGTCACCGTCCTCCCGCCGTCGACGGGGCCGCTCGTCTCGACGGGGTCGGCGACGCGGCGGGTACTGGTCGAGTTCGACTCCGCCCCGAGCATCAGACGGGCGTTCACCTCGCGCGGGTTCGTCCACTACGGGCCCACCAGACACGAAGGCGGCCGCGAACGACGCTCGCTGCTCGTCCGATCCGACCGGCCGAGCGTGCGACGGGCGCTCGACGAGGTCGAGTCCGAGTACGACGCCGACATCTGCGTCCACAGCCTCACCACGGTCGCGAGCGAGTGCGGACCCCCCGCTCGCTCGGGGGAGGCGGCCGAACCGGCGCTCGGAGGCCATCTCTCGTCGAGACAGCGCGAAGCGTTCCTGCTCGCCCGGTCGCGGGGCTACTACGAGTATCCGCGGGCGACGACCGCGCGTGCGCTCGCCTCCGACCTCGGGATATCGAAGACGACGTTCCTCGAACATCTCCGGAAGGCCGAGGCGAAACTGCTGAACGGGATCGACCCCTTCTGA
- a CDS encoding SRPBCC family protein, which produces MSVTMVGRTTIDAPVTEVFSFMDDPENHVRVTPSLRSVEGIERVENGGKRAAFDYRILGVPFRGELRDSAYDPPNRMVHDLSGTVSGRITETFESNGSVTEYEYRAEYDLHRFGPLGRLLRPLFVRYNRHELERLLTNVRSQFE; this is translated from the coding sequence ATGAGCGTCACGATGGTCGGGAGGACGACGATCGACGCACCGGTCACCGAGGTGTTCTCGTTCATGGACGATCCGGAGAATCACGTCCGGGTGACGCCGAGCCTCCGCTCGGTCGAGGGGATCGAACGGGTCGAGAACGGCGGCAAGCGCGCCGCGTTCGACTACCGCATCCTCGGCGTCCCCTTCCGGGGCGAGCTTCGCGACTCCGCCTACGACCCGCCGAACCGGATGGTCCACGATCTGTCGGGGACGGTCTCCGGCCGGATCACGGAGACGTTCGAGTCGAACGGGAGCGTAACGGAGTACGAGTACCGCGCGGAGTACGACCTCCACCGGTTCGGACCGCTCGGACGGCTCCTGCGACCGCTCTTCGTCCGGTACAACCGCCACGAGCTCGAACGGCTGCTCACGAACGTGAGGAGTCAGTTCGAGTAG
- a CDS encoding M28 family metallopeptidase has protein sequence MDDADEVLGRAWHDPFSWEFLTELTEIENRMGGHPGERRAAEITGEAFSEAGVEDVEIEGFSVQRWERGSAALAVTEPIERSFETIALPYSPPGEVSAPLVDVGYGTPDEIEERDVSGAVVVASTDTPPGRGRFAHRMEKFGHAAAAGAEAFVFANHVPGQLPPTGSLRFDAEAAMPGVGVSAETGAWLTDYAKRGARVRLSVDAVTERGESVNVHGTLGSGEEEVVLLGHLDAHDISEGALDNGCGITVVAAAARLLAELDLGCRVRVAGVGSEEIGLIGAEALAEELDLEAVKTVVNVDGAGRFRDLKTYTHGSEAVEELVKATCDEWDQPVGFERDPHPYSDHWPFLNRGVPALQLHSESGERGRGWGHTHADTRDKVDPRNLREHAILTALLVQRLTHSEVPRIEEADLREGMEAADLEPGMRAAEIWPESWE, from the coding sequence ATGGACGACGCAGACGAGGTGCTCGGTCGGGCGTGGCACGACCCGTTCTCCTGGGAGTTCCTCACCGAACTGACCGAGATCGAGAACCGGATGGGCGGTCACCCCGGCGAGCGACGGGCGGCGGAGATTACAGGGGAAGCGTTCTCCGAGGCGGGGGTCGAGGACGTGGAGATCGAGGGGTTCTCGGTCCAGCGCTGGGAGCGAGGGAGCGCCGCGCTCGCGGTCACCGAGCCGATCGAGCGTTCGTTCGAGACGATCGCGCTTCCGTACTCTCCCCCGGGAGAGGTGAGCGCCCCGCTGGTCGACGTCGGCTACGGCACGCCCGACGAGATCGAGGAACGTGACGTGTCGGGTGCCGTCGTCGTCGCGAGCACCGACACGCCCCCGGGGCGCGGCCGCTTCGCCCACCGGATGGAGAAGTTCGGCCACGCGGCGGCGGCGGGTGCGGAGGCGTTCGTGTTCGCGAACCACGTCCCCGGCCAGCTCCCGCCCACTGGGTCGCTGCGCTTCGACGCGGAGGCGGCGATGCCCGGCGTCGGCGTCTCGGCGGAGACAGGCGCGTGGCTCACCGACTACGCGAAGCGAGGGGCGAGAGTTCGCCTGAGCGTGGACGCCGTCACCGAGCGGGGGGAGAGCGTGAACGTCCACGGGACGCTCGGATCGGGCGAGGAGGAGGTCGTCCTGCTCGGACACCTCGACGCGCACGACATCTCGGAGGGTGCACTGGACAACGGCTGTGGCATCACGGTCGTCGCCGCCGCCGCGCGACTGCTCGCGGAGCTCGACCTCGGCTGCCGGGTACGCGTCGCGGGCGTCGGCTCCGAGGAGATCGGACTGATCGGCGCGGAGGCGCTCGCGGAGGAACTCGACCTCGAAGCGGTGAAGACGGTCGTCAACGTCGACGGCGCGGGTCGGTTCCGCGACCTCAAGACGTACACCCACGGCTCGGAGGCGGTCGAGGAGCTGGTGAAAGCGACCTGTGACGAGTGGGACCAACCGGTCGGCTTCGAGCGCGACCCGCATCCCTACAGCGACCACTGGCCCTTCCTCAATCGGGGGGTGCCCGCGCTCCAGTTGCACTCGGAGAGCGGCGAGCGAGGCCGTGGCTGGGGCCACACCCACGCGGACACCCGGGACAAGGTCGACCCCCGGAACCTGCGCGAGCACGCGATCCTGACGGCGTTGCTAGTGCAGAGACTCACCCACAGCGAGGTCCCGCGTATCGAGGAAGCCGACCTGAGAGAGGGCATGGAGGCGGCGGACCTGGAGCCGGGCATGCGCGCCGCAGAGATCTGGCCGGAGAGCTGGGAGTGA